The Terriglobia bacterium genome has a window encoding:
- the kdsB gene encoding 3-deoxy-manno-octulosonate cytidylyltransferase: protein MKPQVLAVIPARYASTRFPGKVLTPIDNHPMLEWVFRRVSQAQRITSICIATDDRRVEAAASAFGAQTLMTSRRHHSGTDRIAEVARQVSFPVLVNVQGDEPLIEPRAIDDLVAGFLRARRRFLAGTLKSPIRRLSEVRDPNVVKVVTNARGEALYFSRSPIPHVRGLDLRGLDFLRQNIFFKHLGIYIYTREFLLEWPRLKPSKVELLEALEQLRVLENGYKMQVLETSFSSPSVDTPRDVSFVEREIVRRKIEF, encoded by the coding sequence ATGAAGCCACAGGTTCTTGCAGTCATCCCGGCGCGTTACGCCTCCACCCGATTTCCCGGAAAAGTCCTCACTCCCATCGACAACCATCCCATGCTGGAATGGGTCTTCCGGCGTGTTTCCCAGGCGCAACGCATCACTTCAATTTGCATTGCCACGGATGACCGGCGCGTCGAGGCGGCCGCCAGCGCTTTCGGAGCACAGACCCTGATGACCTCCAGGCGCCACCATTCAGGCACCGATCGAATCGCCGAGGTGGCGCGCCAGGTCTCGTTTCCGGTGCTGGTCAATGTCCAGGGGGACGAGCCTTTGATTGAGCCCCGGGCGATCGACGATCTGGTGGCCGGTTTCCTGCGCGCCCGGCGGCGATTTCTTGCAGGAACGCTGAAATCGCCGATCCGCCGCTTGTCCGAGGTTCGGGATCCCAATGTCGTCAAGGTGGTGACCAATGCCCGGGGCGAGGCCCTCTACTTTTCCCGTTCCCCCATCCCGCACGTGCGCGGGCTGGATCTGCGAGGCCTGGATTTTTTGAGACAAAACATTTTTTTCAAGCACCTGGGGATCTACATCTACACGCGGGAATTTCTCCTGGAGTGGCCCAGGTTGAAGCCTTCAAAGGTGGAACTGCTTGAAGCGTTAGAGCAGTTGCGCGTATTGGAAAATGGTTATAAAATGCAGGTCCTTGAAACTTCCTTTTCGTCCCCAAGCGTCGATACACCTCGAGACGTCAGCTTCGTCGAAAGAGAGATTGTTCGACGGAAGATCGAATTCTGA
- a CDS encoding ABC transporter ATP-binding protein/permease, protein MGKLGTSLRPLAAYIKRYRRRIVLGFLCVVTTNAVGMAFPWVLKGAIDDLTRALTYEKLIRYPLILIGISLIQAVFRFSMRWILIGVSRDIEYDLRNDFFSRLLELSPRFYHHNRTGDLMSKATNDIAAVRMLVGPGIMYTANTVLATILALSIMFSIDARLTLYAMIPLPLVSVAMRFFGSRIHERFEKIQAMFSDISARVQENLSGIRVVKSFCQEESEIEAFKQTNREYIQKNLSLIRLWGTFYPTLELLIGLAFVVVLWFGGMQVIAGKISLGSFVAFNTYLGMLVWPMIAFGWVINLVERGAASMGRINVILETRPDIADGPEVSVAAGFPIEGEIEFRNLSFAYNGQPVLQNINLRIAPGQRVAIVGHTGSGKSTLVHLIPRLYDAPRGTVFIDGRDIRQYPLAALRSQIGFVPQETFLFSETVAENIAFGVSGAERQSIVRAAEVSHLFGDVQRFPKQFDTMVGERGITLSGGQKQRSAISRAVIRNPKILILDDALSSVDTETEEKILRELDAVMRNRTSLVISHRVSTVKNSDKIIVLSEGRIVEEGTHNELLTRDGYYAELYQKQLLEEELEQI, encoded by the coding sequence ATGGGCAAACTTGGAACAAGTCTCCGGCCTCTGGCAGCTTATATCAAACGATATCGCCGCCGGATCGTCCTGGGTTTTCTTTGCGTGGTGACTACCAACGCCGTCGGGATGGCGTTCCCCTGGGTATTGAAGGGCGCGATTGATGATCTAACGAGGGCGCTGACTTATGAGAAACTCATTCGCTATCCTTTGATTCTGATTGGAATCTCCCTGATTCAGGCGGTGTTCCGCTTTTCCATGCGTTGGATCCTCATCGGGGTATCCCGAGATATTGAATATGATTTGCGTAATGATTTTTTTTCCCGCCTCCTGGAACTTTCTCCGCGGTTCTATCATCACAACCGCACCGGGGATTTGATGTCCAAGGCGACCAACGACATCGCCGCGGTGCGAATGCTGGTGGGCCCGGGCATCATGTACACCGCGAACACCGTGCTGGCTACCATCCTGGCCCTGAGCATCATGTTCAGCATCGACGCGCGGTTGACCCTCTACGCGATGATTCCCCTGCCGCTGGTCAGCGTCGCGATGCGGTTTTTCGGCTCCCGGATCCACGAACGGTTTGAGAAAATCCAGGCCATGTTTTCTGATATCAGCGCCCGCGTGCAGGAGAATCTCTCGGGCATTCGGGTCGTCAAGTCCTTCTGTCAGGAGGAGTCGGAAATCGAAGCGTTTAAGCAGACGAACCGGGAGTACATCCAGAAGAATCTTAGCTTGATCCGGCTCTGGGGGACCTTTTATCCCACTTTGGAACTGCTGATCGGTCTGGCATTTGTCGTGGTGCTGTGGTTTGGGGGAATGCAGGTCATTGCGGGAAAAATCTCCTTGGGTTCTTTCGTGGCCTTTAACACCTACCTGGGGATGCTGGTGTGGCCGATGATCGCTTTCGGTTGGGTGATCAACCTGGTGGAGCGTGGGGCGGCCTCCATGGGCCGCATCAATGTCATCCTCGAGACAAGGCCTGACATTGCAGACGGCCCTGAGGTCTCGGTGGCCGCTGGATTCCCCATTGAAGGCGAGATTGAATTTCGAAATCTCTCGTTTGCTTACAATGGCCAGCCGGTCCTCCAGAACATCAATCTTAGAATAGCGCCCGGACAACGCGTGGCAATCGTCGGGCATACCGGGTCTGGCAAATCGACGCTGGTCCATCTCATTCCCCGGCTCTACGATGCCCCGCGGGGAACCGTCTTCATCGACGGAAGAGACATCCGGCAATACCCCCTCGCGGCCTTGCGCTCTCAAATTGGATTCGTTCCGCAGGAGACGTTCCTGTTTAGTGAGACCGTGGCCGAGAACATCGCGTTCGGCGTCTCCGGGGCCGAGCGGCAGTCCATCGTCCGGGCCGCCGAGGTGTCTCATCTCTTTGGCGACGTTCAGCGCTTTCCCAAGCAATTCGACACGATGGTGGGGGAGCGGGGAATTACTCTGTCGGGGGGACAGAAACAACGGTCCGCCATCTCCCGGGCCGTCATACGCAACCCTAAGATCCTGATCCTTGATGATGCCCTTTCGAGCGTCGATACCGAGACGGAAGAAAAAATCCTGCGGGAACTCGATGCGGTCATGCGGAATCGCACTTCGCTCGTCATCTCGCACCGGGTTTCCACCGTGAAGAACTCCGACAAGATCATCGTCCTCTCCGAGGGCCGAATCGTTGAGGAGGGGACCCACAACGAGTTGTTGACCCGGGATGGATATTATGCGGAGCTGTATCAGAAACAGTTGCTGGAAGAAGAGCTGGAACAGATATGA
- a CDS encoding ABC transporter ATP-binding protein/permease — MAQFHEEEALGKAYDHRLMARLLRYVRPYWHMATVAMGCILVFAVLQAVPPYLTKVAIDRYILTHNYAGLGKIGLLFIAVLVASFVLEFFQTFLTQWMGQLIMYDMRVEIFTHLQKLQLKFFDKNPVGRLMTRVTTDVDALNELFAAGLVTVFGDLLTLLAILAVILRLNWRLALVSFAVIPFIVVTTTVFRRKARDSYRDVRAAVARISAFLQEHLSGMSVIQLFNREGKSFQQFETINERHRKANYDSILAYAVFFPIVEILSATAVALIIWYGGHEVLKSAIKMGTLVAFIQYSQRFFRPIQDLSEKYNILQSAMASSERIFKLLDTPVTIASPKTPHPLQTVQGSIEFRNVWFTYSDAADPAPEEYVLKDVSFRVDPGKSVAIVGHTGAGKTTLISLLQRFYDVNRGSILLDGMDLRELDLGELRRHYGVVLQDVFIFSGTFESNIRLGTPWIDEQQVQNAAVDVNLYDFIRELPNGLKEEVRERGSTLSVGQKQLMAFARALAHDPRILILDEATSSVDTETELKIREALARLMKGRTSIVIAHRLSTIQNADQIIVMHKGQVREIGNHQELLAKRGIYYRLYQLQYKEQETRVA, encoded by the coding sequence ATGGCCCAATTCCACGAAGAGGAAGCACTCGGGAAGGCATACGACCACAGGCTAATGGCCCGGTTGTTGCGCTATGTTCGCCCTTACTGGCACATGGCAACCGTCGCGATGGGGTGCATTCTTGTCTTCGCCGTGCTGCAGGCAGTCCCGCCGTATTTGACCAAGGTAGCCATCGACCGCTACATCCTCACGCATAACTACGCGGGGCTGGGGAAGATCGGCCTTCTCTTCATTGCAGTTCTGGTGGCCTCATTTGTCCTGGAGTTCTTTCAGACCTTCCTGACCCAGTGGATGGGTCAGCTCATCATGTACGACATGCGTGTGGAGATCTTCACGCATCTTCAGAAGTTGCAGTTGAAGTTTTTTGACAAGAATCCGGTGGGGCGGCTGATGACCCGGGTGACGACCGACGTGGATGCCCTCAACGAGCTTTTTGCGGCAGGCCTAGTCACCGTCTTTGGCGACCTCCTGACCCTGCTGGCGATCCTGGCGGTCATCCTGCGATTGAACTGGCGGCTGGCGCTCGTCAGCTTCGCGGTCATCCCGTTCATCGTAGTCACGACCACGGTGTTCCGCCGCAAGGCGCGCGATTCCTACCGTGACGTTCGAGCGGCGGTGGCGCGTATCAGCGCCTTCCTGCAGGAACATCTTTCGGGGATGAGCGTGATCCAACTCTTCAACCGGGAGGGCAAGAGTTTCCAGCAGTTCGAGACCATCAATGAGCGCCACCGCAAGGCCAATTACGATTCCATCCTGGCTTATGCAGTCTTCTTTCCTATCGTGGAAATCCTGAGTGCGACGGCGGTGGCCCTGATTATCTGGTATGGGGGCCATGAAGTCTTGAAGTCAGCGATCAAAATGGGGACCCTGGTGGCCTTCATCCAGTATTCACAACGCTTCTTCCGGCCTATCCAGGACCTCAGTGAGAAATACAATATCCTTCAATCGGCGATGGCCAGTTCAGAGCGCATCTTTAAGCTGCTGGATACGCCGGTTACCATTGCCTCGCCCAAGACCCCGCACCCCCTTCAGACCGTCCAGGGCTCCATCGAATTTCGAAACGTCTGGTTTACCTACTCCGATGCGGCCGATCCGGCCCCGGAGGAATATGTGCTGAAGGATGTTTCCTTCCGGGTGGATCCGGGCAAGTCGGTGGCCATTGTGGGACATACGGGGGCCGGAAAAACCACTTTGATCAGTTTGCTTCAACGGTTCTATGATGTGAACCGCGGTTCCATCCTGCTCGATGGCATGGACCTGCGTGAATTGGACCTGGGGGAGCTGCGCCGCCACTACGGTGTCGTGTTGCAGGACGTCTTCATTTTTTCGGGGACGTTTGAAAGCAACATCCGGCTGGGGACACCCTGGATTGACGAACAGCAGGTGCAGAATGCCGCCGTGGATGTCAACCTCTACGACTTCATCCGCGAGCTGCCCAACGGCCTCAAGGAAGAGGTGCGCGAGCGCGGCAGCACGCTCTCGGTAGGCCAGAAGCAGTTGATGGCCTTCGCACGGGCCCTGGCGCATGATCCACGAATCCTGATCCTCGATGAGGCGACCTCGAGCGTGGATACGGAGACCGAGCTCAAGATTCGGGAGGCCCTCGCCCGCCTGATGAAGGGGAGGACCTCCATCGTCATCGCCCATCGGCTCTCGACAATCCAGAATGCCGACCAGATCATCGTGATGCATAAGGGACAGGTTCGAGAGATAGGGAATCACCAGGAGCTTTTGGCGAAGCGAGGCATCTATTACCGGCTCTATCAGCTCCAATACAAGGAACAGGAAACGCGAGTGGCATAG
- a CDS encoding rRNA pseudouridine synthase has translation MTLDRVLSRHGLASRTVAAEWIHTGRVRVNSTIERNEGRWIDLKRDRIKVDDRAVSTAKKVYVILNKPANVVTSHGDPQGRKTVYDYLLGLTAWVSPVGRLDKDTSGLLLLTNDTDFGNRLTDPQSKIPKKYWAKVNAVLEEEELVRLRKGIEIEAGLMTRPCIVTWLRKSEKYSWLEITITEGKNRQIRRMIEALGRKVIKLVRLQIGGLRLGELAVGKWRELTSAEVRMLKNK, from the coding sequence ATGACCCTGGACCGGGTCTTATCTCGGCACGGTCTCGCTTCAAGGACGGTGGCTGCAGAATGGATCCACACCGGTCGTGTGCGAGTGAATTCCACCATTGAGCGGAACGAGGGACGCTGGATTGATTTGAAACGGGACCGCATCAAAGTGGATGATCGAGCGGTTTCCACCGCAAAGAAGGTCTATGTAATATTGAACAAGCCGGCCAACGTGGTGACCTCGCACGGCGATCCGCAGGGGCGGAAGACGGTTTATGATTATTTGCTGGGGCTGACTGCCTGGGTGTCTCCTGTGGGCCGCCTCGACAAGGACACCTCGGGTTTGCTTCTGCTCACCAATGACACGGACTTCGGAAACCGGCTGACCGACCCTCAGTCAAAAATCCCCAAGAAGTATTGGGCCAAGGTGAATGCGGTGTTAGAAGAGGAGGAACTGGTCCGGCTTCGGAAGGGGATCGAGATTGAAGCCGGATTGATGACCCGGCCTTGTATCGTCACTTGGCTCCGGAAGTCGGAAAAGTATTCGTGGCTTGAAATCACGATCACGGAGGGAAAGAACCGCCAAATCCGTCGGATGATCGAAGCACTGGGTCGTAAAGTTATCAAACTGGTTCGTTTACAAATCGGGGGCCTCCGGCTGGGCGAGTTGGCGGTGGGGAAGTGGCGGGAGTTGACGAGTGCGGAGGTTCGGATGTTGAAGAACAAGTGA
- a CDS encoding oligopeptide transporter, OPT family: MAQSQKAQELPPQFKPYVSAEETMAELTMRALLLGILMAVFLGAANAYLGMKAGQTISAIFPAAVIAAAAFRLPFFRGTILEQNIARTAAAMGEALIAGAIFTIPAFLIVQVNGQRLWTSFRYWDSTLIMLVGGLLGVSFIILLRRTLVEDVSLPFPESAACVEIVKAGQKADSGAKHVFSALGLGAAIEVLKNSSGFTLIRDVTSGFIQLPRSIVHHFNVNKVPIGDVAHQGAIPWSSPVASPALMGVGYIIGPKWAAVNFSGGVIAWLVLIPFVLFVDPDLARRLSLNGQPVGLEDQANSVWYNIVRPIAVGAMLIGSVNTLWGMRQSLAKGLIHSFRKQRDASNDPNASSSRLERDLNFRWVIVGILLLLIPMVAIYYRYMHTMGGAVLSALVLVLTGFIFTAVGGYLVGIIGGSNQPVSGLTLSALIVAALMMLAIGQRGPAGVAAVLAVAAVVCCAASAGGSLIQDLRVGHLLGGTPWKMEVAEMISVTVISFLLVFPMIILHEGNIAKGGIGIGDQALPAPQAGLMAQLAKGIVGGDMPWGLLIMGMAFAVMLILIKAPSPMLIAVGMYLPFETTFAIFAGGIIRWAAMTLATRRNMPEDRQTALANTGTLLASGFIAGEALMGVALSGLVLVGLPSVTKMITGRDELGLLHTGGGWLSILVFACVAYILIRIPIRSAEKGEGVSVRLE; encoded by the coding sequence ATGGCACAATCTCAGAAGGCGCAGGAGTTGCCCCCCCAGTTCAAACCCTACGTCAGCGCAGAAGAAACGATGGCGGAGCTGACCATGCGAGCCCTGTTGCTGGGAATCCTCATGGCGGTGTTTCTGGGCGCAGCCAACGCCTACCTCGGCATGAAAGCCGGGCAGACCATCTCTGCGATTTTCCCGGCAGCGGTGATCGCCGCCGCGGCTTTTCGACTCCCTTTCTTTCGCGGGACGATCCTGGAGCAGAATATTGCTCGAACCGCCGCCGCCATGGGAGAAGCGTTGATTGCCGGAGCCATCTTCACCATTCCCGCATTTCTCATCGTCCAGGTCAATGGCCAGCGGCTTTGGACGAGCTTTCGCTACTGGGATTCAACCCTCATTATGCTGGTCGGGGGGCTCTTGGGGGTATCGTTTATTATCCTGTTGCGCCGGACGCTGGTGGAAGATGTGTCGCTGCCTTTCCCGGAAAGCGCGGCGTGTGTTGAGATCGTTAAAGCCGGCCAGAAGGCGGACAGCGGGGCGAAGCATGTTTTCTCGGCGCTGGGGTTGGGAGCGGCCATCGAGGTATTAAAGAATTCGAGCGGATTCACCTTGATTCGCGATGTGACTTCGGGTTTCATTCAATTGCCTCGATCAATTGTGCACCATTTCAATGTGAACAAGGTTCCGATCGGCGACGTCGCCCATCAGGGGGCTATCCCGTGGTCTTCTCCGGTGGCCTCACCGGCATTGATGGGGGTGGGATACATCATCGGGCCGAAGTGGGCGGCGGTGAACTTTTCAGGCGGTGTCATCGCGTGGCTGGTGTTGATCCCGTTTGTCCTGTTTGTGGATCCGGACTTGGCTCGCCGGCTCTCCCTGAATGGTCAGCCTGTCGGCCTGGAGGATCAGGCGAATTCCGTGTGGTACAACATCGTCCGTCCGATTGCGGTTGGAGCCATGCTGATCGGCTCGGTGAACACCTTGTGGGGAATGCGCCAATCCCTGGCGAAGGGGTTGATCCACTCGTTCCGCAAGCAGCGTGACGCCTCGAATGACCCCAACGCATCCTCCTCCCGCCTTGAACGTGACCTGAACTTCCGGTGGGTCATTGTGGGCATCCTCCTCCTGCTCATTCCGATGGTCGCCATTTATTACCGTTATATGCACACCATGGGAGGGGCGGTTTTATCGGCCCTAGTCCTCGTTTTGACCGGTTTCATTTTCACCGCGGTCGGGGGGTATCTGGTCGGTATTATCGGGGGTAGCAATCAGCCGGTCTCGGGCCTGACCCTTTCGGCGTTGATCGTGGCAGCACTCATGATGCTGGCCATCGGTCAGCGGGGACCCGCGGGGGTCGCCGCCGTTCTCGCGGTTGCCGCGGTGGTGTGCTGCGCCGCGTCCGCCGGGGGATCCCTCATCCAGGATCTCCGCGTGGGCCATTTGCTCGGGGGGACGCCCTGGAAGATGGAGGTCGCTGAAATGATCAGCGTTACCGTCATCAGTTTTCTGTTGGTCTTTCCGATGATCATCCTGCATGAAGGGAATATCGCGAAAGGGGGCATTGGAATCGGAGATCAAGCACTCCCGGCGCCCCAGGCCGGTCTGATGGCACAACTCGCCAAGGGCATTGTGGGTGGAGACATGCCGTGGGGACTGCTCATTATGGGGATGGCATTTGCCGTAATGCTGATTTTGATCAAGGCCCCCTCGCCTATGTTGATCGCTGTCGGAATGTACCTCCCGTTTGAAACGACCTTCGCGATCTTTGCTGGGGGGATCATTCGTTGGGCTGCCATGACCCTGGCCACCCGGCGGAACATGCCGGAAGACCGGCAAACGGCGCTGGCCAATACCGGTACCCTGCTCGCATCCGGCTTCATTGCCGGCGAGGCGTTGATGGGCGTTGCCCTTTCCGGCCTCGTGCTCGTGGGCCTTCCTTCAGTGACCAAAATGATCACCGGCCGCGATGAGTTGGGATTGCTCCATACGGGGGGTGGATGGCTGTCGATCCTGGTTTTTGCGTGCGTGGCTTATATTTTGATCAGGATTCCGATCCGCAGCGCTGAAAAAGGTGAAGGGGTAAGCGTCCGGCTGGAGTAA
- a CDS encoding CTP synthase: protein MKYIFVTGGVASGLGKGLAASSIGALLESRGLHVTLMKFDPYLNVDPGTMSPFQHGEVYVTDDGAETDLDLGHYERFTNARLTKDHNWTTGRIYELIIAKERRGDYLGKTVQVIPHVTNEIKAAIKKVSHDVDVVIVEIGGTVGDIESQPFLEAIRQMRNEIGRENSVFVHLTLVPFIHASGELKTKPTQHSVKELRGIGIQPDILLCRTDRFLSRELKAKISLFCNVPEDCVITAKDVDIIYEVPIVFHQEGLDRCLVHLLRLPEREPELDPWLDLVLRLRHPQDVAVIGIVGKYVEFEDSYKSLKEAIVHGGVANNLHTDIRWVEAEGIEGDAWDAQLAGLDGILVPGGFGKRGIAGMIRAIEFARSRKVPFFGICLGMQCAVIEYARNVCGLEGADSSEFDPATPHRVIYKLRELKGIDDLGGTMRLGAWPCKLEPGSVAHRAYGELEISERHRHRYEFNREYEETLVAHGLKITGTSPDGTYVETVEIQDHPWFFGCQFHPEFKSKPIQPHPLFRAFVAAAYQNRTARAGHLTEVPAAAKVLP, encoded by the coding sequence ATGAAGTACATATTTGTCACGGGCGGAGTCGCTTCCGGATTAGGCAAAGGGCTGGCAGCCTCTTCAATCGGCGCGCTCCTTGAGAGTCGCGGCCTGCATGTGACGTTGATGAAGTTCGATCCCTATCTCAATGTCGACCCGGGGACCATGAGCCCGTTTCAGCATGGGGAAGTTTATGTCACTGATGATGGGGCGGAGACCGACCTCGATCTGGGGCACTATGAACGCTTCACGAATGCCCGGCTGACCAAGGACCATAATTGGACCACGGGACGGATTTATGAGCTGATTATCGCCAAAGAGCGTCGGGGTGATTATCTCGGGAAGACCGTGCAAGTGATCCCGCATGTCACCAACGAGATCAAGGCCGCCATCAAGAAAGTCTCGCACGACGTCGATGTGGTGATCGTCGAGATCGGAGGAACCGTCGGGGACATCGAATCCCAACCTTTTCTCGAGGCCATCCGGCAGATGCGGAACGAAATCGGCCGGGAGAATTCCGTCTTTGTTCACCTCACCCTGGTTCCCTTTATCCATGCCTCGGGGGAGTTGAAGACCAAACCGACCCAGCACAGTGTTAAAGAGCTACGCGGCATCGGGATTCAACCGGATATCCTGCTCTGCCGCACCGACCGGTTCCTTTCCAGGGAGTTGAAGGCGAAGATCTCGTTGTTCTGCAATGTCCCCGAAGACTGTGTCATCACGGCGAAGGATGTCGATATCATTTACGAAGTCCCGATCGTTTTCCACCAGGAGGGGCTGGACCGTTGCCTCGTCCATCTGTTGAGACTTCCCGAACGGGAGCCGGAGCTGGACCCGTGGCTTGACCTCGTCCTGCGTCTGAGGCACCCCCAGGACGTTGCAGTCATTGGCATCGTCGGCAAGTACGTGGAATTTGAAGACTCTTACAAGAGCCTGAAGGAAGCGATCGTGCACGGGGGGGTGGCCAACAATCTCCACACCGACATCCGCTGGGTTGAAGCGGAAGGGATCGAAGGCGATGCCTGGGATGCCCAACTGGCAGGCCTGGATGGAATCCTCGTTCCGGGCGGGTTCGGGAAACGGGGTATTGCGGGCATGATCCGGGCGATTGAATTTGCCCGTTCCAGGAAAGTGCCCTTTTTCGGCATCTGCCTGGGAATGCAGTGCGCCGTCATTGAATACGCGCGGAACGTCTGCGGGCTGGAGGGGGCCGATAGTTCCGAGTTTGATCCCGCCACCCCGCACCGGGTGATTTATAAATTGCGCGAGTTGAAAGGGATCGATGATTTGGGCGGCACCATGCGATTGGGGGCGTGGCCGTGCAAACTGGAGCCCGGATCGGTGGCCCATCGGGCCTACGGCGAACTGGAAATCTCAGAGCGGCACCGGCACCGGTACGAATTCAACCGCGAGTACGAGGAGACGCTGGTCGCCCACGGATTGAAAATTACGGGGACAAGCCCGGATGGAACCTATGTGGAGACTGTCGAAATCCAGGACCATCCCTGGTTCTTTGGTTGCCAGTTTCACCCCGAATTCAAGTCGAAGCCAATCCAGCCCCATCCCTTGTTTCGCGCCTTTGTGGCGGCCGCATATCAGAACCGCACGGCAAGGGCAGGGCACTTGACGGAAGTCCCGGCTGCGGCGAAGGTGCTGCCGTGA
- a CDS encoding VWA domain-containing protein, with protein sequence MFLSLLAALSVLQADDDKQAKPEPLNFQKPMQVNVSMVLVNATVTDSINRFVTGLEKDNFAVYEDKIEQSIVHFSSQDMPISIGIIFDTSGSMTSKIEKSREACIQFMKLANPQDEFFLVGFSDRVYLEHDFTSQVDDITKKVIFDKAKGQTALLDAIYFGIEKVAHGRYPRKALLIISDGGDNHSRYSEKDVKEYVKESDAQLFAIGIYNPFADAPEEKRGPALLTELAEITGGRTYTLNSVGDLEDIVTKIAIELRNEYVLGYVSSNEQHDGHWRKIKVKLNPPRGLPPLNVNAKAGYYAPSN encoded by the coding sequence ATTTTTCTCTCCCTCTTGGCGGCCCTTTCCGTCCTGCAGGCGGACGACGACAAGCAGGCCAAACCCGAACCGCTCAACTTTCAAAAGCCAATGCAGGTCAACGTCTCGATGGTGTTGGTCAACGCCACCGTGACGGATTCCATCAACCGTTTTGTGACGGGATTGGAGAAGGATAACTTCGCCGTTTACGAGGACAAGATCGAACAGAGCATCGTGCATTTCAGCAGCCAGGACATGCCGATCTCGATTGGGATCATTTTTGACACGAGCGGGAGCATGACCAGCAAGATCGAAAAATCGCGTGAAGCCTGCATCCAGTTCATGAAACTGGCCAATCCCCAGGATGAATTTTTCCTCGTGGGTTTCAGCGACCGGGTGTACTTGGAGCACGATTTTACGTCGCAGGTGGACGACATTACCAAGAAGGTGATCTTTGACAAGGCCAAGGGTCAAACGGCGCTCCTGGATGCGATCTATTTTGGAATCGAGAAGGTGGCGCACGGTCGCTACCCCCGCAAGGCGCTTCTGATCATTTCCGACGGAGGCGACAACCACAGCCGCTACAGCGAGAAGGATGTCAAGGAGTATGTCAAGGAGTCGGACGCCCAACTGTTTGCGATTGGCATTTACAATCCTTTTGCCGATGCGCCCGAAGAAAAGCGGGGTCCCGCGCTGCTGACGGAATTGGCGGAAATCACCGGAGGACGCACCTACACCCTGAACAGCGTGGGCGATCTTGAGGATATCGTCACGAAGATTGCCATCGAACTTCGGAACGAGTACGTTTTGGGGTATGTTTCATCGAATGAACAGCATGATGGTCACTGGAGAAAGATCAAAGTTAAACTCAACCCGCCCCGGGGGCTACCCCCCCTCAACGTCAATGCCAAAGCGGGCTATTACGCCCCGAGCAACTGA
- a CDS encoding VWA domain-containing protein, with the protein MKLISRHLMATALGLCAILALSLHAAQHPSFWSPPQRPQAEAPRIKVEVNLVLVDVSVTDEKDQIVSDLTKDDFHLYEDRIEQPISVFKHEDVPVTVGLLLDASGSMYPKRQKVNTAAVDFMQLSNPNDQVFLIDFADEAYLELDKDFTSDVEELREALENVQFRSSTVLYDAVYLALNHIKRGKYDKKVILLVTDGKDNPGPGKHFTFKQAFDFAVESGAQIFTVGLLDEPPKSHFFKKGLPKEAEILKELAEATGGKVYFPQSVNDIGNVTKEIAHDIRSQYLLGYYPTNTGRDGTWRSLQVKITPKSSSKKIYVRCKRGYNAPKG; encoded by the coding sequence TTGAAGCTCATTTCGAGGCATCTCATGGCGACCGCTCTTGGGCTGTGCGCCATCCTCGCCCTCTCATTGCATGCAGCACAACACCCGTCTTTCTGGAGTCCTCCCCAGAGGCCCCAGGCGGAAGCGCCGCGAATCAAGGTCGAAGTCAACCTGGTCCTGGTGGACGTCTCGGTGACCGACGAGAAGGATCAAATCGTCAGCGACCTGACCAAAGATGACTTTCATCTTTATGAGGACCGCATCGAACAGCCGATTTCGGTTTTCAAGCATGAAGATGTCCCGGTCACAGTGGGACTGTTGCTGGATGCGAGTGGAAGCATGTACCCCAAGCGCCAGAAGGTCAACACCGCGGCCGTCGACTTCATGCAGTTGAGCAATCCTAACGATCAGGTGTTCCTGATTGATTTCGCGGATGAGGCTTACCTGGAACTCGACAAGGACTTCACCAGTGACGTCGAAGAACTTCGCGAGGCCCTGGAAAATGTCCAGTTTCGAAGCAGCACCGTGCTTTACGACGCCGTCTACCTGGCCTTGAATCACATCAAGAGAGGAAAGTACGATAAGAAGGTGATTCTCCTTGTGACGGATGGCAAGGACAATCCCGGACCGGGAAAACATTTCACCTTCAAGCAGGCGTTTGATTTTGCGGTCGAATCCGGGGCTCAAATCTTTACCGTTGGCCTGCTCGACGAGCCTCCCAAATCTCATTTCTTCAAGAAAGGCCTTCCTAAGGAAGCCGAAATCTTAAAAGAACTGGCGGAAGCCACTGGGGGAAAGGTCTATTTTCCACAGTCCGTCAACGATATCGGAAATGTCACCAAGGAGATTGCCCACGACATCCGCAGCCAGTATCTCCTGGGCTATTATCCGACCAACACGGGCCGGGATGGGACCTGGCGTAGCCTCCAAGTCAAGATCACGCCCAAATCGAGTTCCAAAAAGATCTATGTCCGCTGCAAGCGCGGTTATAACGCACCAAAGGGGTAG